The Phoenix dactylifera cultivar Barhee BC4 unplaced genomic scaffold, palm_55x_up_171113_PBpolish2nd_filt_p 001462F, whole genome shotgun sequence sequence aatgcaAATACTAATTTTCGGAGGACTTGGCTTTGATTAGGAGCCAACATGGTTATCTGTGACAATAGACAAATAAGGATATTTTGTTAGTGCTAGAAAAATTATAtaggaaaattttattttttttctttttttttttgtattggtTCGGTAGTTGCTTGCCTATGTGGCTTATTTAAATTATGTTCAGGTAACTGCTGTTGGGATCAATACTGAATGGGGGTTGTTGATGGCCAGTATTTCAGAGGATACTGGTGAAGAAACTCctttgcaggtttgtttcttattttgatGATAAATCTTTTGAATTGTATTGCATTAAGCAACATGCTATGTTTGACTTTTCATGGGTGGCTTGTTCTCCAACAGGTACGCTTGAATGGTGTTGCTACTTTCATTGGCATTGTAGGGCTCAGTGTAGCTGTTGTGGTTCTTTTAGTCCTTTTAGTCAGGTAAGTTACAACTATCATGTAAACTATtacaatttttatattttcaagAGTTACAGTATTGTCTTTTATAAACATATTTTTTCAGATACTTTACTGGACATACCAAGAACCCTGATGGTTCTGTGCAATTTATAAAGGGACAGACAAGTGTAAAGTCTGCAGTGAATGGAGCCATTAAGATCTTGACAGTTGCAGTATGTATTCATACTTCAGATTTTGCCAAtttgtttttttataaattttactAAGGTCTTACACCCCAAAACAAAATATAACTAGGTGACTATTGTGGTTGTTGCGGTACCTGAGGGGCTTCCATTGGCTGTCACTTTGACGTAAGTATGCATAGtttctgtaatttattttttatctgaTATTGATTATTTAGTTGTTACCTTGATGTAAGTATGCATAGattctgtaatttattttttatctgaTATTGATTATTTAGTTTCCTGTTTTTCAATACCctgatatttattttgattatttcagTCTGGCATACTCAATGCGAAAGATGATGGCTGACAAGGCTCTGGTACATATCTTTCTTAAGACCTTAATAGAAATGTTTCTCGACATGTATCTCTGATGGTGTTAAAATGATTGGGCTACAGGTGCGTCGGCTTTCAGCATGTGAAACTATGGGGTCAGCTACGACTATTTGCAGTGACAAGACTGGAACTTTGACCCTGAACCAGGTATGCCGTCATGGTTATTGTTTGCTTTATATGCACTTTATATGCACACACAAAAGTAGATGCAGAAATTTGTAACTGTTATTGTTTGGCTTTTACATAGGGGAACGACACCTGCTCCTTCCATTTTACAACCAGTTCCTTTTGACTGTATTTCATTCTTGCTCCTTGAAATAAGTTCAGTCACAAGTAGATGTAAAAAATTGTAGATGTTGTAGTTTGGCTTTTAATGAGTTAAGTGAAAAACTGTCCTTCCATTTTATGACTGTTCCCTATTGACTAAATTTTATTCCTGCCCCTTGATTTCAATTGACATTTAATATGCACATAACAGTGTACAGAAACAGGTGTGAATGTATGCAAAACAGGCTTTAGTATGTGCAAGACACTGGCTTAACTGTATACAGGGCTAAATATAAAATGCAAAGTGTGTATTGGCTACACATAAAATGGTAGTCAACAAACAGTCCGGGTGTTAAGTTCTCTCTTTTAATATGCTGAGCTCATTTTGCAGAAGTAGAacttttccattttcttttgccaaagtatttgaatttttttattttttaatctctAAATGTTTTTAATTCATGTTCTAGATGACTATTGTGGTGGCATACGTTGGTGGGAAGAAGATAGATCCTCCAGACAATATTGAATCGATGCCTTCTAATGCAGTATCTCTTTTAATTGAAGGAATTGCACAGAATACAACTGGCAATGTGTTTGAGCCAGAGGTAAACTAGTCTTTTTAATTTGAACCTCTCTAACCACAAATTGATTTGTTATATCTGTGACCATGACGAAGATGAACGATTTCTGGATCATACTTctgcacttttttttctttgtgatttTATGTGTAACCTAAAATTGTTTGTCATGAAAGTAAAGATGGTGTCAGGCTTTTGGATTCCAAGGTGCTCATGTACTTTTTAAGCTTATTTGATTGCTTAACCAATCTCTCTAATACTAAGTAGGGGGATGTGAAGAAACTGGTGGAGAGATCCCGGTAAGCCACTGATTCCCCATCCTTGAGTTTCTTGGGACATTGGAATCCATCACTTAAAAATCTTAAGATGTTGGATCAGTGGCCTCCCTTGATGCTTCAAACTGACAGAgtcttttattttctctgtCCGGCCCTTTGAACTCAAAAAATGCCCTCACATATGAAGGTCATTTTGAATTTAGTGGTACTTGTTAAGCTATGCTAATACAAAGTTCTAAATAATCATATATTCTGATCAAGGATTTCTCACATGCACCCCCATAGAATCTGCTGCATTTGCTTTGTAACTATATGGAAGCAGTTCCTTGTTTAGAAGAGGTCatattttgtttcctatttgggTCGGGCTAGTGGACAAGATATACCTTTAAAAGTCGACTGCAAATATATAAAGAGGAGGGCAGATCATAATTGTCAGGTGTAACAATGAAATTCTCCTTGATGAGCATAGTCAAATCTTCTTTTTCATGGCCACATCAAGTATTTAATGTTCTCCACATGTGCTTGGCTAGTTGGAAAGCTTCAATCTAGCAGTTGAAAGGATAGGAGGCAGGGGTTTCCAACAATTGGAATTTAGAGTAGACGGGTGCAAGCTTCCCGAAACACCTAATAGTGTGAAGCTTTTAgcacaaaaataattaatccaTATGCAAttagcatttttttttgtttgcttagGAACACCTCAAGCATATTCGGCCCATTCCTTGTTTGTAGCCTTGATTGTTGGCTACCACACACACCTTGCTCAAAGACAACAAATCCTACCCCCCCTTGGATGTCGACCACTCTCTCGTATTGGTTAACTTCTATTTCCATAATCATAGCTATCTGCTTTGTGCCAACTATTGGGATTGGTTATATGGTTCCTCATTTGCTAAGCTTTCATATTAAGGCCAGTTTGAATGTTATTTCTAGTCCAAATCTATTTCGAATCATTAATGAAACTTATTTCTACTCTCTAATCTTATCCATGTATAGTTGAAGGCCCTTCTCATGTGCACAACCTATCATATGCACTATGTTAGTGCGTCAAAATAATCAACAACCTTAAACATCTTAAATGACCATTCTCTTACTCACCTGTATTATGTTTATGCGCATGGAACCAATGAACCACCATCCCACACAGCTCAATTGCCCCATGGATCAACCATATCCTTGTGGCACGGCATTGACCATTTGGTGCTGAACAACTAATTGACCAATTATTGGAAAGCACCCAAGCCATCAAAGGACTCAGCATTGAAGTTGCCAGTAGGTGTTGGAAATCCAAGAGTCACACAAGGCCATCTAACCATGTTTCAAAAACCATTATAGcaagaagacatgattgatGTTGTACCATTCTGACACAAAACTACCACCACTATAGGTGTTGAGATGTCGAACCAAGTGTACTTGTAGGTGCCAACTATACTAGTTAGTACTAGTATATACACCTATAGTATCGTATTGGTTGTCGGTCGATATTGAttgttttttcattttctagaaGTTGCAAAATTTGGTATGAACCAAGGTTAGCTGAACCGGTACGGAAACCCATACTAGTCAGCTACCGGTTTCGAATCTGCTCaccattttttgatttttttcaattttttaagatttatgaaaagtaatcaaattacttttgttttttgaatgattttaaaTCTAATTTGATGTTTCTTAATGTTTTATCACTGCGGTACAAGTATAATTGTTTTTGATGTTTTGGAGTGATTTTTTTGCTTTACTGTGGCATTAGTCTGAAATGATACTACCTTGGAGAGTCAAAAATCTGATAAATGtgtcattgggtttgctactcCTAGCTATTTGCATAAACATTACGTTGAAACCAAAATGTACCAATCAGTGAACATAAAATATCCGTAAATCAATCAGTGAACTATAAAACATacaataatacaatcaattagaTGTATCTAAAGTACAATGTACATACTGACATCTAAAATCTCATTGAGTAGCGTTGTTTCACGTAGATATCAAGATCATTAATATAATCAAGAGGAACATCAACCCTTCTCTCTAACTAGTCTTGAGTCTCTCACCAAAGCTGTTGCTTTAGGCTGCAAAAGATAGTAGCCAATGAGAGACGATGCCTCAGACGAACCATATCTAGCATACGATTTGGAACTTGATACGTTTATGGATCTTACTCCACGTGCAAGATCATTTACAGCTGCATCGTCTTCTTGCACGACCTTGAGGAACTTGTCTTCTATATTCAATTGTATCCTCTCGAGCTCTACCAGCTCATGTACTGCGGTTCTTATCCTATATGGCATGCGTAAATTGAGACTCACCAGTAAATCAAAGATCATCCTATGACTATTCTCATAAATGGTCTCATGCATGGTATGCTGAATCGGCCCGTACCGATTGGTTCAGACCGGTTCGGTACGTGCGGTGTAAAACGGTTTCGGCTCCTATGGGGTTGGAATCGAGCGGTACGAGGGCATATCAGTGTGAACTAGAGCAGTTCCACTGGTACAAGCCTGGTACCGCCTTGTATCAGTGCGAACtggaccggttcgcaccggtacaccTTCAGTTACACTGTGGCCTTTTTGACCACGCGGTAGCCGAAACCAGACCGAGCCAGTGGTACCGGTTCAGTATGGCCCAAATCGGTACTTAACCGATCCGGTAGGCCACCGATACGCCtatcggtaccggttcggcagaCATTGGTCTCATGTCCACTTCCTTTCTAGTCGTCAGATCTATGATGAATTGGGGTTGCAGATCAAGCCTCATCCATGTCTGTATCCTGTTGGCTGGATTCAAAAGGATGTTGAGTTGAAGATCACTAACAACTATCCCTTCAAATTTGTTATAATTGAGAGATATATTGACGAGGTAACTTGTGAAGTAATTTCTTTGGATGTTTGTCAGATCATCCTTGGAGAGCTCGTACCTCTGGGATCGAGATGTAGTCTTCTATAGGTGGCAGAGAAAGTATCAGTTCGTAAAGAATAGGTAAGAGTTCATGTTCAATGCCTTCAGATCACAAGGTAACGTTGACCTTGAAACTGCTACCCAAGCAAAACATCTTGTTATTGCCTGCAATAAGTTGGTGATGATGGTACGAGAACCCGATACCACTTATGAGAAGCCAAGCTCTCATCCCTTTGTTCCACTGACCGAGCTATGGAGATTGAGATCGAGGAGTCTCCGTAGTTTTCATCGACGAAGGATGGCATGAAGCATCCCGACCATATAGTCCAGATGCGAGAGTAGAGCAAGTGGTTCATTGAGACCCGGGAGAAAAGAAGAGCAAGGGTAGAAACCATCTCCAAGTGGTTCAACCATGAAATAGGGAAGCAGGTATTCCCTACCTTTAATTCTGATTTAGTGGGAcctaaattttctaaaaaatagaaGCCTTAATCTAGATGAATTCTTAGACCAAAGTCTGCAATCTCGGTATCGAGTATCATATCGGTACCTTACCAATTCGGTATGATACGGTACGCATCATGTACCGAAATAGCTTTCTAACCacttttctcaatttttatcaCGATATGCCTCAATATAGGTCGGTACGCTTTGGTACGGGTCGGTATGCATCTCGGTATACCTCGGAACAGGTTGATACGTCTCGGTACGGGACTTGTACCGATTTAAAATTAAGTTTTGTACCCATTTTTttagtacggtatggtacagtaCGATATGCTCCATACTGATGGCACAATACGGTACGCTTCGTACTGGGCGGTACAATAGACCTTGTTCCAAACTCTATAGGACTATTTTGGCCATTACGGGGAGGGTTGGACGGGATCTAGGAGCAAGATCCACTACATCCGGAAGCTAAATCGTGTGCAAACTTCAGGAGACCATAACTTGGTCGTACGATATccgattaaaattttttttttgaattcagGTAGCTTTTCGAGATTTACAATTTTGTGCCGACTCCTATAGGTTGAATCAGGCTGAAATTCTATTGTTGGGACCCCAAAATGGGCGCTGTCAAACCAAAACTTTCTTTTTTGAGAAAGACTTTGACCGGATGTTATCTTCCATTTCGTGAACAATTAGGCCGAGCGACATAAGGCAAAGTTGATATGGAAGTCAAGATCTACATCttatagaattttatttttttaatatttccattaatcatatttatttttggagaTCTAGTTCTATTCGTATTAGGAGGGAAAACTAACCCAAATTGTGAAAGGGAGAACCTCACtagtattataaatagaggctataTATCTCATTTTATGAGGTGTGgatcatcaatgaaagaaaaaaagggacaaACCCTACTTTTGCAATTTTTTTCAcctttttctaattatttttggAGAGATTTGAGTTGAAAGGGTTGAGGGAATTCTTCTTTCTCCCCGATCAGATCATGCCCCCTATGTATGGAgggaaaaagaatgaaaaagataatagaatgaaaatttagaaaaaaaaagggggaaacaaAGGAGGCGAAGCTACTATtgaaaaagaaataacaaaCACTGGACttttttcttgaaagaaaagaaagagcatAGTTATTTCTGGCCAGAACCTCTCATAAGTGGTACTTATGTCAAGATATCGAAGTGGAGTTAAATAAGGGTCCTATACTAAGAGTTTCTGTTTTAGTAatataaaattagaaataattgCTAGGTACCTAGGAGTCTTTTTCTATGTTAATGGTTGAAAATTGCACCCTGCATTTCGCATACTATGTTCAATTGTACGTGCAAAattcttatattttttattttgctggCTTTGTGCATGAAGATTTTGTCGTATTAGTGACAAATATATGTTTTGGGAACATTTCTTGGTAATGCTTGGTCTACATGTGAGCACTTCAATAGCTCTTCAATATTTGCCTAAATGCTTGAATGTTAAGTATCTCATATTATGTGTTTACTTAGTTTCTTtggctatttttttaaaatattgtgtGCTGTGAAACAAACAAAATTATTCTTCTCTTCTATAAAAACTGAAAGCTTTTAATATTCATAGAGTGGCGGGACTATTGAGGTTACCGGGTCACCTACTGAAAAGGCTATCCTTTCTTGGGCAGTCAAGGTACTTAATCATGTTGTTTATGCTGTTTTGTTTaacttatttcttttctaatttctaATCATGTTGATGATCTTCTATAGCTTGGCATGAAGTTTGATGATGCAAGATCGAAATCTTCAATTCTTCATGTCTTCCCCTTCAATTCTGAGAAAAAGCGTGGTGCTGTTGCAGTGCATGTGGTAACCACATACTGTaattatttttgaaactatattgGTATACTTGCTGAAAATAAGAACTAACCttgagaatttctttcttttctctgtaAGCTTTACATTTTCTATATTTTGATATACAAATGCAACTAATACATGTGGTTTTGAAGGATGGGTTTGTTCACTATGGATTTGATAATAGTTTTGCATAATTCTGTGCTATATGAATTATCAGACCATGTACCTTATGTACTTCTAGCAGCAGTTTCTTTAGATCATGTATAATTGGTTAGCTATAAAGTAGTGAGAACCTATCCAGAGAACAATCTTTGTAAGCCATATGGCCCTTTAAGACATTGTATTAGTTAAAAATCTGTTCTTGGCTATTGCTGGTTTGCTGGGCACGTAAATTTTAATTACATACACCGACCTTAATAACTACTTATCTATGTAACATGTAAAGCTCAAAAATGCTTGCTTCAATTACAAAGTCTTGGTAACTTAATAAATAAACTTCCTGTAGTACTCATATGTATGCAGTGTTAATTATCTGATATCTTTCTCTTTTCATGCCTTTGTAGTATTTTTCTTAACAATGCTGTAGGATTATCATGATCTTGATTGTGCATTTTGGTTCTTGTCTGCTTGTAATGGCAGGGAGGTTCTGAAGTTCGTGTACATTGGAAAGGCGCTGCTGAAATTGTTCTAGCCACATGCTCACACTGGCTTGATGCAGATGGTTTGGTGCAACCAATGACCTCAGACAAGGTAAAGCTCTTTATGTCTTTACTTATCCATCCTTACTAATTAGGAAGTTTCTGATCCATCATGTTATTGCAGGCTGACACATTTAAGAAATCGATTGAAGATATGGCAGCAGTTAGCCTTCGATGTGTTGCTTTTGCTTACAAACCATATGACTTGGAAAAAGTTCCAAATGAGGAACAAAGAGACAGCTGGCAGTTGCCTGAGGATGACCTGTTTCTACTTGGTATCGTGGGCATAAAGGTATGTGGTGAGACATGTAACTGACAGTAATCTAGTTGGTTACTGAAGTTTCCTCTATTCAACGTTCATATAGGTTCTTAGATGACTCTTGATGAAGTCTTTTGCTTTCCATTCACTCATTTGTTGGAGACTAAATAGTCACTATTGCTTCTACCATGGAAAGGAGAAGGAACGAGTAATTATACAGTGCATTGGAAAATGTGAATGTTATAGAGTTTGTTTAGGCCTAATACAATACTTCTTGATAATTTTGTTATATACATAAACTACAAGTTCTTTTTAACATGCTTGGTGAATTTTACAGTTGTTCcctaatttgacatgcaaataacTAAAGTCACTGGTGAGACATGTGACTGACAGTAATCTAGTTGGTTACTGAAGTTTCCTCTATTCAACGTTCATATAGGTTCTTAGATGACTCTTGATGAAGTCTTTTGCTTTCCATTCACTCATTTGTTGGAGACTAAATAGTCACTATTGCTTCTACTATGGAAAGGAGAAGGAACGAGTAATTATACAGTGCATTGGAAAATGTGAATGTTATAGAGTTTGTGTAGGCCTAATACAATACTTCTTGATAATTTTGTTATATACATAAACTACAAGTTCTTTTTAACATGCTTGGTGAATTTTACAGTTGTTCcctaatttgacatgcaaataacTTAAGTCACTGCTCTAGAGTGCATTAGTACTATTTTCCCCCTAAATCATTCGAGTAATAGAGCCTGTATTGTATCAGCCTGATTCAAAAGCAATTTAGATTGAACGCTACCAGcattcatcaattaacatatttGTGGGGGTTTTTTGGTGATTTGTGGTAAGATAACTGACCAATGGAGTTCAAATAACATCCATCAATATAATTTCTCATGTTAATGATATTCCATCATTTCATTATTGAAATCCAAATAGGTGTCTTCTTAGCATGATATAACAGCTGAGTTTTTTATGCACTGCATCTCGtttccttttattttgtttatttaataTCGATGTTGTCCTTTTTGGTACTGAATTTATAGACTTTCAGGATCCTTGTCGACCTGGGGTCAAAGATGCCGTAGAGCTATGCACTCATTCAGGTGTCAAGGTACTCTTCTGTAACTTGTTAGGGCATGGCACGAAAGCATTTTAAAGTCATTATGAGTTACCTTGGGAATCTTTGACCTCAATGAATTCGATGTCAAAATCAACTGTGAAAGTGGCTTGGCATAGATAATTGATTGTTTAACTTACTGATCCATTAGTCATTGCATGAGTGCTTTTTATCAATTTTTACTGCCAAGGTCCATTTTGAAGTGACCTTCAAATAAGATATGCTATTATTAGCTATTCAATAAATTTTGAACCATCTAGAAGGGATGTGTTCTCTAGATATTTTTTGACATATCATTTAACTTTGATAAATCATTTTGAACAAATAGGTACGCATGGTCACTGGGGATAATCTTCAGACAGCTAAATCCATAGCTCTTGAATGTGGGATACTTAAAGATGCCAATGCTTCAGAGCCCAGTCTTATAGAGGGAAGAGTATTTCGTGCCAAGACTGATCGAGAAAGGGATAGCGTTGCTGAGAAAATAACTGTAAGACAACAATTAGTCTTCTTTTGTATATTGAAGCAACACCACATGTTTCGTTCAGATTTTGTCAAATATCAGAAGTAAGGGCATTAATTTTTTAGGCACTTCAAAGGAATTTGTATCAAATTGATGATTGTTATGATATACAAAGAAAGCCAGAATCTGTTCTTATCAACCTGTCACTTGGAACTTTTGACTTGGAGTATTGCAACACATGATAAAATACTAATATATAttaatctttcaatttcaaagtttaatttggtTTGAATGGTTGCACAGATTCCTCCCCTTTCTATAATGCTGATCTATTGACTTATTTTTTACAAGatttctagccattttttccatTGATGAATTGCAAACTGACACTGTATCATTCTGCCCATTTCTCTTGCCTTTAGATagatttttatatttgttttatgAAGGTTTTTAGGCTTTTACAGATACACATCCTGAAAGTCGTATCTTCTCTTATTATGGGTTTTGGTTATTCTGAAGTTTGTTTGTTAGTCTGGGCATTGATACAATATCTAATCCTCCTGAACCCTGGCAATTTCATGTGATAAGAGTGTAAATAATAATATAGAAACTATGTGGTGGCATTGTCTcagccatctctctctctctctctctctctctctctaagttACACACACTTATTCATGTAATGCCTTGGTTACTATGTCCAAGGGGCCATACTTGCTCCATAATCTTGCTTGTGCTTTTGAGACATCATAGGTTAAACTCGATTAAGTTATATCTAATCTTGCTTCTGCTTCTGACCATATACTTGATACACTTGTAAAGTTTGGCATACTTCTGAATTATGTTATtagtgcaaccaagaaaatttgAAACTAATTAATGTTCAAACTATGTGCCATATTCTAAAATCTAGTTACTTATAAGTGATAAACTAATGTATTATAAAGATATCTGTGAGTATGGTATTCATAAGATGAATCTATACATTATACAACATGTGCTACTAAGCCTTAGAAGCTTTCTGCACATGCATTGACTATTTCAGGCACTTAATCCTCCCAATTTTGTTTTAACTTTTTAAGTGTTATTGTTCGCAATTCAATTCCAATTTCATGCATGTATTTTTGACATCATGGCAGCAAgtgatttaaatttgaaaatcttTTACAGGTGATGGGAAGGTCTTCCCCCAGTGACAAGCTTCTCCTTGTACAAGCACTAAAGAGACTAGGTCATGTAGTTGCTGTCACGGGAGATGGCAGTAATGATGCTCCTGCATTGCATGAGGTCTGCAATTATATCTTCTCTCATGTGATGAAGTTATAATACAGTGTATGGTTGCTTATTCAACCTCAATTTTTGGTTTTCAGGCAGATATTGGTCTTGCAATG is a genomic window containing:
- the LOC120108647 gene encoding LOW QUALITY PROTEIN: calcium-transporting ATPase 5, plasma membrane-type-like (The sequence of the model RefSeq protein was modified relative to this genomic sequence to represent the inferred CDS: deleted 1 base in 1 codon) — translated: MTGESKVIHKDQKAPFLMSGCKVADGYGNMLVTAVGINTEWGLLMASISEDTGEETPLQVRLNGVATFIGIVGLSVAVVVLLVLLVRYFTGHTKNPDGSVQFIKGQTSVKSAVNGAIKILTVAVTIVVVAVPEGLPLAVTLTLAYSMRKMMADKALVRRLSACETMGSATTICSDKTGTLTLNQMTIVVAYVGGKKIDPPDNIESMPSNAVSLLIEGIAQNTTGNVFEPESGGTIEVTGSPTEKAILSWAVKLGMKFDDARSKSSILHVFPFNSEKKRGAVAVHVGGSEVRVHWKGAAEIVLATCSHWLDADGLVQPMTSDKADTFKKSIEDMAAVSLRCVAFAYKPYDLEKVPNEEQRDSWQLPEDDLFLLGIVGIKDPCRPGVKDAVELCTHSGVKVRMVTGDNLQTAKSIALECGILKDANASEPSLIEGRVFRAKTDRERDSVAEKITVMGRSSPSDKLLLVQALKRLGHVVAVTGDGSNDAPALHEADIGLAMGIQGTEVAKESSDIIILDDNFASVVKVVRWGRSVYANIQKFIQFQLTVNVAALVINVVAAVSSGEVPLNAVQLLWVNLIMDTLGALALATEPPTDRLMDRSPVGRRESLITNVMWRNLIVQALYQVVILLVLNFDGRSILHLKHESQEHADKVKNTFIFNTFVLCQIFNEFNARKPDEINVFSGLTGNHLFMGIVGITALLQVLIIEFLGKFTSTVKLNWKLWLVSIGIGFISWPLAALGKLLPVPIMPFGDICMNWFSWRRKQDDMVQGDSTNRL